In Mytilus galloprovincialis chromosome 1, xbMytGall1.hap1.1, whole genome shotgun sequence, the following are encoded in one genomic region:
- the LOC143064976 gene encoding 3'-5' exoribonuclease HELZ2-like: MDSDSDDDWYDEVTNRRRNLRKNINSQQDTNTVSLHETPESWFHEGLQINRFEFIRSEKVFVFSPFLYRNVFAPFDENKYTNQPKIYKKCIINILSMEEAVCIPEDNKQMEIIISGREKCGQTYTEDTVYVKVSNEGDPEKDRKYYGEVVSFIDRKRFKNVTHPVFVCLIDRRQSHLMIPICKTIPKINILHGRLAKKYPERARTRVEIHKHDSATNDLKFHTYHNITEGDKENWLFTVVLLKWKSTNIHPLGAALSVVHSSKDIEEGLISHQNNLPSWIDNPSDDEIGKLRDEIEANKKQDKTGSEKIFTIARMEENFINHGFSIKRVKKNIVCVGIHVTDVSRIVHKDDVIDFQAQSRGFSFQSTKPAQNTLMLPDHINNRCSLKPSCRRYALSVFVELDQTDKCNLRIEVKKICRSIISSSAHYNYTEIEDILNNRGKLDAIFADDIQLLFQLSKKLKFQRLRTESFTTLVTVDFTTADNIMKTRKAHSLVEEYLVLANNTIGSILTQNFPMDVPVFYPLQLAKDSRNKPIDWYFFHKYFAHLLCSKQGESIEKIGKLSIHNAPTGPTYLYRRLADNSRMSENEYENIENENRLLVPIQSHVLEQILEFVQTNENIDKAVELICSDNIHPKQSIALKDWQSFEPIPQYRMSILHRENPSVHFTCPLSRYCDIIVQRLINAYLDEEDEEETVTPYAFSELRTICLYLNSTLKERNNFNLQYKELVLTNYLKTQPTIFQGFISHVSEEKYDIFIPGLHETTMKNLSVKFSEIGVCSIPEISEDNDMLLFKDSCLKVTVKWRKRLYSFKSTIFAQPMADGVQTRTDKYTKIYPHLNAEFVSFKSWKTILRLVLKEQNNELFHEMLKKEIEQMMQTLERNKRHIDSYINSVSDVNSEVSDQVIIDHFVPFQTSFRHGQIVTVQLSAKELSGILTPVPQIISLTNGIKFCLPHVQDPIKTFLRYAEKSSLPYYKNIEDYKNIWLPIVEMESTFNAVDNEESVVINELPLKFKNAQGFFELDQEFCDKRDLEFGYIPEEDNDETGLLINKNKTYFSLPSGNFLCIMQAQDLDLETTQKIGNQVLHKDTYLWNGHAETTKICRYEKLERGGNGGQRRITKVRVAFQLHENSSQPPATTLDDCRLEVIYKSPVDRRLETHLKKIRQASDLAKNIAVGKDINIPDRIHLEIAEQIIQEGLKVDIWDNNAQQHWAIKTSLKKRFKLIQGPPGTGKTYIGVKLVYLFNKFNTLMEQRTGGTKNQIIFCGPSNRSVDLVARLVLEKLGPKAPRIIRMYGSAIEQISFPIPGRASVNRRNISDAKTDPYLVDHGVVLHHIIRQDGKPYAARLREIDRKFSDDVRMLEETDERNRKPLKTTVADIKEYKGIQSKATKEELPHYDVIFCTTSLVANPKVLKATKDRVYQLIIDESGMCSEPSTIVPMIATSAKQVILIGDHKQLRPIIKCKEAAKLGLETSLFERYSENIQYKTMLQEQYRMHPKICGFPSKHFYNGELKTHPDVGISPQSLGMWPRMMDGYYPHVFCHVEGEEQTLTVKTDAGNEQSRFNDAEVQHVLKVFQHMVENENVPPSSINVISQYNAQCTALREESVNTGIAIPTVSTVVASQGGEWDYVIFSLVRSIPSYLIPEQPTRGWCLQNLGFITDKNQINVALTRARKGLVIIGNRNLLVCDPVWKDLVHDYEKKNCMFKGSDFPPST, translated from the exons ATGGATTCAGATTCTGACGATGATTGGTATGATGAAGTCACAAATCGACGCAGGAATCTTCGAAAAAATATTAATTCACAACAGGACACAAACACAGTGTCATTACATGAGACACCAGAGTCCTGGTTTCACGAGGGTTTGCAAATCAATCGATTCGAATTTATAAGGTCAGAGAAAGTATTTGTTTTCAGCCCTTTTCTATATCGGAACGTATTTGCAccatttgatgaaaataaatacacaaatcaacctaaaatttataaaaaatgtataataaacatCCTATCTATGGAAGAGGCCGTTTGTATTCCGGAAGATAACAAACAAATGGAAATAATTATTTCTGGGCGGGAAAAGTGTGGACAAACATATACAGAAGACACAGTGTATGTAAAAGTATCTAACGAGGGCGATCCCGAGAAAGATAGAAAATACTACGGCGAAGTCGTATCATTCATAGATAGAAAACGCTTCAAAAATGTGACCCATCCTGTTTTTGTTTGTCTCATTGATCGACGGCAGAGTCATCTTATGATTCCAATCTGCAAGACtattccaaaaataaatattttacacggACGTCTCGCAAAGAAGTATCCAGAGCGTGCGAGAACAAGAGTTGAAATTCATAAACATGATTCAGCTACAAATGATCTTAAGTTTCATACGTATCATAACATTACAGAAGGTGACAAAGAAAACTGGCTGTTTACTGTTGTTCTTTTGAAATGGAAGTCAACTAATATTCATCCCCTCGGGGCAGCCTTAAGTGTAGTACATAGTTCGAAAGACATAGAGGAGGGATTGATTTCTCACCAAAACAATTTGCCGTCATGGATTGATAACCCTTCTGACGATGAAATCGGAAAATTAAGAGATGAAATTGAAGCTAACAAAAAACAAGACAAAACCGGATccgaaaaaatatttacaatagcTAGAATGGAGGAAAATTTTATAAATCACGGTTTTAGTATTAAGAGAGTTAAGAAGAACATAGTTTGCGTTGGTATTCATGTCACTGACGTCAGCAGGATTGTTCACAAAGATGATGTCATAGATTTCCAAGCGCAATCCCGCGGATTTTCTTTTCAAAGCACAAAACCAGCACAGAATACACTTATGCTGCCTGATCATATCAACAATCGGTGCAGCCTAAAACCAAGTTGTAGAAGATATGCATTATCAGTTTTCGTTGAATTAGACCAAACTGACAAATGCAATCTACGTATCGAAGTCAAAAAAATTTGTAGATCGATAATAAGTTCATCTGCTCATTATAATTACACAGAAATTGAAGACATTCTCAACAATCGAGGTAAACTAGATGCTATTTTTGCTGACGACATACAGCTACTTTTTCAATTGTCAAAGAAACTGAAATTCCAACGTCTTAGAACGGAGTCTTTTACAACCCTAGTTACTGTAGATTTTACAACTGCAGATAACATTATGAAAACAAGAAAAGCACATTCTTTAGTTGAAGAATACCTTGTTCTTGCCAACAACACAATAGGAAGCATTCTGACGCAAAACTTTCCAATGGATGTACCTGTTTTCTATCCATTACAATTGGCCAAAGATAGCAGAAATAAACCAATAGATTGGTATTTCTTCCACAAATATTTTGCTCATCTTTTGTGCAGCAAACAAGGAGAGAGCATAGAAAAAATAGGAAAGTTATCAATTCATAATGCACCAACAGGACCAACTTATTTGTATCGAAGGTTAGCCGATAACTCCCGTATGagtgaaaatgaatatgaaaatattgaaaatgagaACAGACTTCTTGTTCCAATACAGTCACATGTTTTAGAACAAATTTTAGAATTTgttcaaacaaatgaaaatattgacaaaGCAGTTGAACTTATTTGTTCTGATAACATTCATCCTAAACAGAGTATAGCTTTGAAAGATTGGCAATCATTTGAACCTATTCCTCAATACAGAATGTCTATACTTCATAGAGAAAATCCGTCTGTTCATTTCACATGCCCTCTTAGTAGATACTGTGACATCATTGTCCAACGACTGATTAATGCCTATTTAGATGAGGAAGATGAGGAAGAGACAGTCACTCCATATGCATTTTCTGAATTACGAACAATTTGTTTGTATTTGAATTCGACATTGAAAGAAAGAAACAATTTCAATTTGCAGTACAAAGAATTGGTCCTGACAAATTATCTGAAGACACAGCCAACAATATTTCAGGGTTTCATTTCTCATGTATCAGAAGAAAAATACGACATTTTCATACCAGGACTTCATGAAACCACAATGAAAAATTTGTCGGTAAAATTCAGCGAAATAGGTGTTTGTAGTATTCCCGAAATTAGTGAGGACAACGATATGCTCTTATTCAAAGACTCATGTTTAAAAGTAACAGTAAAATGGAGAAAACGTTTATATAGCTTTAAATCTACGATATTTGCACAACCAATGGCCGATGGAGTACAAACTAGAACTGATAAGTACACAAAGATATATCCTCACCTGAACGCTGAATTTGTTAGCTTTAAATCTTGGAAAACCATACTGCGACTTGTCTTGAAAgaacaaaataatgaattattccatgaaatgttaaaaaaagaaatagaacaaatgatgcaaacaCTTGAAAGAAACAAACGGCACATAGATAGTTATATAAACAGTGTCTCTGATGTTAATTCTGAAGTATCCGACCAGGTTATAATTGATCACTTTGTTCCGTTTCAAACATCATTTCGTCATGGACAAATTGTTACAGTTCAATTATCAGCTAAAGAATTATCAGGAATTTTGACACCAGTTCCTCAAATAATAAGCCTGACAAATGGTATAAAATTTTGCCTACCACATGTACAAGATCCAATCAAAACATTCTTGAGATATGCCGAGAAAAGTTCATTACCATATTACAAAAACATAGAGGATTACAAAAATATCTGGCTCCCTATTGTTGAAATGGAATCAACTTTTAATGCTGTTGATAACGAGGAATCAGTCGTAATCAATGAATTACCCCTTAAATTTAAAAACGCCCAAGGCTTTTTTGAGTTGGATCAAGAATTTTGTGACAAACGTGATTTAGAATTTGGATATATTCCTGAAGAAGATAATGATGAAACAGgattattgataaataaaaataaaacatacttttcGTTACCGAGTGGAAATTTTCTTTGTATAATGCAAGCTCAAGACCTCGACTTGGAGACCACACAGAAAATAGGCAATCAAGTTCTACATAAAGATACATATTTATGGAACGGACACGCAGAAACTACTAAAATATGTAGATATGAAAAATTAGAAAGGGGAGGAAATGGTGGCCAACGTAGAATAACAAAAGTTCGAGTAGCATTTCAACTTCACGAAAATAGTTCTCAGCCACCTGCTACTACGTTAGACGACTGTAGACTGGAGGTAATTTATAAATCGCCAGTTGATAG GCGACTTGAAACCCATCTGAAAAAAATACGACAAGCTAGTGATTTAGCGAAAAATATAGCAGTTGGAAAGGACATCAATATTCCAG atcGAATACATTTGGAAATTGCGGAACAGATTATACAAGAAGGTCTGAAGGTTGATATATGGGACAATAATGCCCAACAGCACTGGGCTATTAAAACATCTCTCAAAAAAAGATTTAAACTCATCCAAGGTCCTCCTG GCACAGGGAAAACTTACATTGGTGTGAAGCTTGTTTACCTTTTCAACAAGTTCAATACCTTAATGGAACAGAGGACGGGTGGTACTAAGAACCAGATAATTTTCTGTGGACCTTCAAACAGATCTGTCGATTTAGTAGCGC GCCTTGTATTAGAGAAATTAGGACCGAAAGCTCCGCGTATTATTAGAATGTATGGCAGTGCTATTGAACAAATAAGCTTTCCAATTCCCGGAAGGGCAAGTGTTAACAGACGCAATATATCCGATGCCAAAACAGATCCCTACCTGGTTGATCATGGAGTTGTTCTGCATCACATAATTCGTCAAGATGGAAAGCCATATGCCGCACGCTTACGGGAAATTGATAGAAAATTTTCCGATGATGTCAGGATGCTAGAAGAAACAGATGAGCGAAATAGGAAGCCTTTAAAAACGACAGTTGCAGACATAAAGGAATATAAAGGTATCCAGAGTAAAGCAACAAAAGAAGAGCTTCCAcactatgacgtcatattttgtaCAACTTCACTGGTAGCAAACCCAAAAGTTCTAAAAGCTACAAAAGACAGAGTTTACCAGCTTATAATTGACGAGAGTGGAATGTGTTCAGAACCATCAACAATAGTTCCTATGATAGCAACATCTGCGAAACAAGTAATTCTAATTGGTGACCATAAACAATTGCGTCCGATAATTAAATGTAAAGAAGCAGCAAAATTAGGACTAGAAACCTCGCTTTTTGAAAGATATTCAGAAAATATCCAATACAAAACCATGCTACAAGAACAGTATAGAATG catcCTAAAATATGCGGATTCCCGTCCAAACACTTTTATAATGGTGAATTAAAAACTCATCCTGATGTTGGAATATCGCCTCAATCATTGGGCATGTGGCCACGTATGATGGATGGATATTATCCACACGTGTTTTGTCATGTAGAAGGAGAAGAACAGACATTAACGGTTAAAACTGATGCTGGAAATGAACAGTCAAGGTTCAATGATGCCGAAGTTCAACACGTG ttgaaagtTTTTCAACATATGGTAGAAAACGAGAATGTTCCACCTTCAAGCATCAATGTCATATCTCAGTATAACGCCCAGTGCACAGCATTGAGAGAGGAATCTGTAAACACTGGAATAGCAATCCCTACAGTATCCACTGTAGTGGCCAGTCAAG GTGGAGAATGGGATTATGTTATATTCAGTTTGGTAAGATCTATACCCAGCTATCTAATACCGGAACAACCGACAAGGGGATGGTGCCTCCAGAATCTTGGATTCATTACTGACAAAAACCAAATCAATGTGGCACTGACGAGGGCTAGAAAAGGACTTGTTATTATTG GTAACAGAAACTTGCTTGTGTGTGACCCAGTATGGAAAGATCTTGTTCACGACTACGAAAAGAAAAATTGTATGTTCAAAGGATCAGACTTCCCACCGTCTACATAA